One stretch of Streptomyces hygroscopicus DNA includes these proteins:
- a CDS encoding transporter has product MGIDSAALLVSAGVASGLAGSIAGLASLFSYPALLAVGLPPVAANVTNTVALFSNTVGTAAGSRAELRGQRDRLLRLGVIAALGGAVGAALLLGTPSSAFETVVPWLIALGSVLILVRDPLRRLVASRSRSLANTARPTLPLACAVLLVGLYGGYFGAASGVLMLAVLSLSATEPLPVTNAVKNIATGAANVTAAVAYVAVAPVNWAAAVSLGLGALLGSWLGPLVVRRLPETPLRIAIALGGLGLAISLWR; this is encoded by the coding sequence ATGGGCATCGACTCGGCCGCGCTGCTGGTGTCGGCCGGGGTGGCCTCCGGGCTCGCCGGTTCGATCGCGGGGCTGGCCTCGCTGTTCAGCTATCCGGCGCTGCTCGCGGTGGGCCTGCCGCCGGTGGCCGCCAATGTGACCAACACGGTGGCCCTGTTCTCCAACACCGTCGGCACCGCGGCGGGATCCCGCGCCGAACTCCGCGGCCAGCGCGACCGCCTCCTCCGGCTCGGCGTCATCGCGGCGCTGGGCGGCGCGGTCGGGGCCGCCCTGCTGCTGGGAACCCCGTCCTCCGCCTTCGAGACCGTCGTACCGTGGCTGATCGCCCTCGGCTCGGTGCTGATCCTGGTCCGCGATCCGCTCCGCCGGCTCGTGGCCTCCCGCTCACGCTCCCTCGCCAACACTGCCCGGCCCACCCTCCCGCTCGCCTGCGCGGTCCTGCTGGTCGGCCTCTACGGCGGCTACTTCGGCGCGGCCTCGGGCGTCCTGATGCTGGCGGTGCTCTCGCTCTCCGCCACGGAGCCCCTCCCGGTCACCAACGCCGTCAAGAACATCGCCACCGGTGCGGCGAATGTGACGGCGGCCGTCGCCTACGTAGCCGTCGCCCCCGTGAACTGGGCCGCCGCCGTATCCCTCGGCCTCGGCGCCCTCCTCGGCAGCTGGCTCGGCCCCCTGGTCGTCCGCCGCCTGCCCGAAACCCCGCTCCGGATCGCCATCGCCCTCGGCGGCCTGGGCCTGGCCATCTCGCTGTGGCGCTAG
- a CDS encoding ketosteroid isomerase: MSSAAPTTTHALVAELLRRIGEGDPERIAELYAERSDWKLDWPEAEHGRPATPWIRHRSTRADVAAHFRELARHHVPEQAATEVERILVDGDDAVVLGEIRQTARATGRAYRARFALHLTLEGGLFTRHHVYEDSLAVVQAFSKD; encoded by the coding sequence ATGTCCTCGGCCGCACCCACGACCACCCACGCCCTGGTGGCGGAACTGCTGCGCCGCATCGGTGAGGGCGACCCCGAGCGCATCGCCGAGCTGTATGCCGAGCGCAGCGACTGGAAGCTGGACTGGCCGGAGGCCGAGCACGGCCGCCCCGCCACCCCGTGGATTCGCCACCGCTCCACCCGCGCGGACGTGGCCGCCCACTTCCGGGAGCTGGCCCGCCACCATGTGCCCGAGCAGGCGGCCACCGAGGTCGAGCGCATCCTCGTCGACGGCGACGACGCGGTCGTGCTGGGCGAGATCCGCCAGACCGCCCGGGCCACCGGACGCGCCTACCGTGCGCGCTTCGCCCTGCATCTCACCCTCGAAGGCGGTCTCTTCACCCGCCACCACGTCTACGAGGACAGCCTCGCCGTAGTCCAGGCATTCAGTAAGGACTGA
- a CDS encoding NUDIX hydrolase — MATADHAVTHVLTGYRPKTTAECVDLERVLGVVEAGAPWDRSTPLHITASALIVHPDSGRVLLRWHQRHQSWLLVGGHGDPGEYDPLAIALREGREETGLPDLAPWPDAEVRHLVIVPVPENSREPAHEHADVRYVLATSVPEAVRPENPDAPLRWLTPDEARMAITEANVLDTLSRVESLLAR; from the coding sequence ATGGCCACAGCCGACCACGCAGTTACCCATGTCCTTACGGGCTACCGGCCGAAGACCACCGCGGAATGCGTCGACCTCGAGCGGGTGCTCGGCGTTGTCGAGGCGGGCGCCCCCTGGGACCGGTCGACGCCCCTCCACATCACCGCATCCGCCCTGATCGTGCACCCCGACAGCGGCCGAGTGCTGCTGCGCTGGCACCAGCGTCACCAGTCGTGGCTGCTGGTCGGCGGGCATGGCGACCCGGGCGAGTACGACCCGCTCGCCATCGCCCTGCGGGAGGGGCGGGAGGAGACGGGTTTGCCGGATCTGGCTCCGTGGCCGGATGCGGAGGTGCGGCACCTGGTGATCGTTCCGGTTCCTGAGAACAGCCGGGAGCCGGCGCATGAGCACGCCGATGTGCGCTATGTGCTGGCCACCAGCGTTCCCGAGGCGGTGCGGCCGGAGAACCCGGATGCGCCGCTGCGCTGGCTGACGCCGGACGAGGCGCGGATGGCGATCACCGAGGCCAATGTCCTGGACACCTTGTCCCGGGTGGAGTCCCTGCTCGCGCGCTGA
- a CDS encoding acetyltransferase produces the protein MDNRSHVRPATAADVDAVEAVTDAAYRPYVARIGVRPAPMDADHAADIAAGRVFLTGDPVVGVLVLVAEPGHLVLESIAVHPDAHRQGVGRRLLAFAELHARALGLPEIRLYTNARMWENQEIYPRYGYEMTERRQDGAYDRIHYRKRIPGATPDER, from the coding sequence ATGGACAACCGCAGCCACGTCCGCCCTGCGACCGCGGCCGACGTTGACGCGGTGGAGGCCGTCACCGACGCGGCATACCGCCCCTACGTCGCCCGGATCGGCGTCCGCCCCGCGCCGATGGACGCGGACCACGCGGCCGACATCGCGGCGGGGCGCGTCTTCCTCACCGGCGACCCGGTCGTGGGGGTGCTGGTGTTGGTGGCCGAGCCCGGCCATCTCGTCCTGGAGAGCATCGCCGTACACCCGGACGCGCACCGGCAGGGCGTGGGCAGGCGCCTGCTCGCCTTCGCCGAGCTGCACGCACGCGCTCTCGGCCTCCCGGAGATCCGGCTCTACACCAACGCCCGCATGTGGGAGAACCAGGAGATCTACCCGAGGTACGGGTACGAGATGACCGAGCGCCGCCAGGACGGCGCGTACGACCGGATCCACTACCGGAAGCGCATTCCCGGGGCAACGCCCGACGAGCGGTGA
- a CDS encoding LuxR family transcriptional regulator — MSEEGLRIVVVDDHTVMRAGVIALLAAEDSIEIVGEAGDGRVALDLVERYDPDVALVDLRMPVLDGVATTTEIVARYPRTRVLILTTYDTDTEIERGVEAGAIGYLLKDTTREQLVDAIHAAARGETVLAPRVAEKLVARMRRPVQEPLTDRETEVLGAVADGLTNAEIGRRLVIAEATVKTHLLRLFAKLDVNDRTRAVVVAMERGLLRRP, encoded by the coding sequence ATGAGCGAGGAAGGTCTGCGCATCGTCGTGGTGGACGATCACACCGTGATGCGGGCCGGAGTGATCGCCCTGCTCGCCGCCGAGGACAGCATCGAGATCGTCGGCGAGGCGGGCGACGGACGCGTGGCACTCGATCTCGTCGAGCGGTACGACCCCGACGTGGCGCTGGTCGATCTGCGGATGCCCGTGCTCGACGGGGTGGCGACGACGACGGAGATCGTCGCCCGGTATCCGCGTACGCGGGTGCTGATCCTGACCACGTACGACACCGACACCGAGATCGAGCGCGGAGTGGAGGCCGGTGCCATCGGCTATCTGCTCAAGGACACCACCCGTGAGCAGCTCGTCGACGCCATCCACGCGGCGGCCCGGGGCGAGACGGTGCTCGCTCCCCGGGTCGCCGAGAAGCTGGTCGCGCGGATGCGGCGACCCGTTCAGGAGCCGCTGACCGACCGCGAGACCGAGGTCCTTGGCGCCGTGGCGGACGGTCTCACCAACGCCGAGATCGGACGACGTCTCGTGATCGCCGAGGCCACGGTGAAGACGCATCTGCTGCGCCTGTTCGCCAAGCTCGATGTGAACGACCGGACGAGGGCGGTGGTGGTGGCCATGGAACGGGGGCTTCTGCGGCGGCCTTAG
- a CDS encoding histidine kinase, with the protein MTALANPLADTFWATSLRRWNAVCWGLFAAMAVGLVTTVPAGGSKYQAIALLGCVVLCYAVLDRFPGNPVVRPRVYLSVLVLALGGLAYLGSSYAALFMVTLPHYWMFGRTPRASMGFLGLATGATLAGSLVRQGWSAEFFGETLMSTLIVVAVGVLIGLWAHSVVAQSSERARLIEELERTQAQLSEAHQRQGAADERERIARDIHDTLAQGFASIIVLAEAAQAGIHHNPATSAQQLRSIESTARENLAEARELVGSVGQPGPGQVAAGSVARTLRRTLDRFAEDTGLAVDADLADLECDQQTRIALLRCTQESLANVRKHAHASMVGVVLVRRPHGVELEITDDGTGFRVGESTGFGLDGMRKRLAELGGRLTVTSSVGDGTRILAMIPMASEVEA; encoded by the coding sequence ATGACCGCTCTCGCGAACCCCTTGGCCGACACCTTCTGGGCCACTTCGCTGCGCCGGTGGAACGCCGTGTGCTGGGGCCTGTTCGCCGCGATGGCCGTCGGGCTGGTGACGACGGTTCCGGCCGGGGGGAGCAAGTACCAGGCGATCGCGCTTCTGGGCTGCGTGGTGCTGTGCTACGCGGTGCTCGACCGCTTCCCGGGGAATCCCGTCGTACGTCCGCGGGTCTATCTCTCGGTGCTCGTGCTCGCGCTCGGCGGGCTGGCCTATCTGGGCAGCAGCTATGCGGCGCTGTTCATGGTGACGCTGCCGCACTACTGGATGTTCGGGCGCACTCCGCGGGCCTCGATGGGGTTCCTCGGGCTGGCCACCGGTGCCACGCTGGCCGGGAGCCTGGTCCGGCAGGGCTGGTCGGCGGAGTTCTTCGGCGAGACCCTGATGTCCACCCTGATCGTGGTCGCGGTGGGCGTACTGATCGGCCTGTGGGCACACTCGGTCGTCGCGCAGAGCAGTGAACGGGCACGGCTGATCGAGGAGTTGGAGCGTACACAGGCACAGCTCTCCGAGGCACACCAGCGCCAGGGCGCGGCGGACGAACGGGAACGCATCGCACGCGACATCCACGACACGCTCGCGCAGGGCTTCGCGTCGATCATCGTGCTCGCGGAGGCGGCCCAGGCGGGCATTCACCACAATCCGGCGACCAGCGCCCAGCAACTGCGGTCGATCGAGTCCACCGCCCGGGAAAACCTCGCCGAGGCGAGGGAGTTGGTCGGCTCCGTGGGGCAGCCGGGTCCGGGCCAGGTGGCGGCCGGTTCGGTGGCGCGGACGCTGCGCCGTACGCTGGACCGCTTCGCGGAGGACACCGGCCTGGCGGTGGACGCCGACCTGGCAGACCTGGAGTGCGATCAGCAGACCCGTATCGCGCTGCTGCGCTGCACCCAGGAGTCCCTGGCCAACGTGCGCAAACACGCACACGCGTCCATGGTCGGCGTGGTGCTGGTGCGGCGTCCGCACGGAGTGGAGCTGGAGATCACCGACGATGGGACCGGGTTCCGGGTGGGGGAGTCGACCGGCTTCGGACTCGACGGCATGCGCAAGCGACTGGCTGAGCTGGGCGGGAGGCTCACGGTGACGAGTTCGGTGGGCGACGGGACACGGATCCTGGCGATGATCCCCATGGCAAGCGAGGTGGAGGCATGA
- a CDS encoding membrane protein, protein MNSFTVRMARWSAQHPWRAIVGWLVFVVLCLGIGSAVGTHSATTADYRVGEAGRAEAMAAEGGLERRAAEQVLISSRSGPFDRDAAEAAAEDLTARMKRLPEVAGVADPLLSEDRRILMVEVALKGEERDAKDKVDALAGQTDAVGKAYPGLRLEETGSPSISKGVDQQRGDDLALSEKITLPITLITLLVVFGSVTMAGVPLLLALSSIAAAVGLSMVASHLSPDAGVGTNVILMIGLAVGVDYTLFYLKREREERARSGGRLSSEALVEMAAATSGRAVVISGLAVVASTATLYLASDVIFSSLATGTIVVVMVAVASSLTALPAMLVKLGQREERRARRRAERGKPARRARGDSGGRIWAALLRPASRHPLATLCVSVLALLALVTPLAGLKITEMSRDTHSRDIAAMRVYDRLNAAFPEQRVTHQVVVRADAARSGEVGGALRELARRAGADPLFAGASPIRTSADHRLSVLELKVPYLGNSDQAYDSLDHLREDYLPATVGRVEGAEFGVSGDVARYADYPAHQNSKLPLVLGALLLVTFAMTTYAFRSVVLGLIGVVLNLLSAAAALGLLVLVFQNTWAEGLLDFHSTGSIGSRVPLFLFVILFGLSMDYQVFVVSRIREAVLAGVSTRQAVLEGIRRSASVVTSAAVVMTTVFVSFVFLHIIEMKQIGFVLAAAVLLDAFIIRIMVLPSAMLLLGEASWWPSRTAGRTAAASAHPADGQPVVDVR, encoded by the coding sequence ATGAACTCATTCACTGTGCGCATGGCGCGTTGGAGCGCTCAGCACCCCTGGCGGGCCATCGTCGGCTGGCTGGTGTTCGTGGTGCTGTGCCTGGGGATCGGCAGTGCCGTCGGCACACACAGCGCGACCACGGCCGATTACCGGGTCGGCGAGGCCGGGCGGGCGGAGGCGATGGCCGCCGAGGGGGGTCTGGAGCGCCGGGCCGCCGAGCAGGTGCTGATCTCTTCCCGGTCGGGACCCTTCGACCGGGACGCGGCCGAGGCCGCCGCCGAGGACCTGACCGCCCGGATGAAGCGGCTGCCCGAGGTCGCGGGCGTCGCCGACCCGCTGCTGTCCGAGGATCGCCGGATCCTCATGGTCGAGGTGGCTCTGAAGGGCGAGGAGCGGGACGCCAAGGACAAGGTCGACGCGCTGGCCGGACAGACCGACGCCGTGGGAAAGGCGTATCCGGGGCTGCGGCTGGAGGAGACCGGGAGTCCCTCCATCAGCAAGGGAGTCGACCAGCAGCGCGGTGACGACCTGGCGCTCTCCGAGAAGATCACGCTCCCCATCACCCTGATCACCCTGTTGGTCGTCTTCGGATCCGTGACCATGGCGGGGGTGCCGCTGCTGCTCGCGCTGTCGTCCATCGCGGCGGCCGTCGGGCTTTCGATGGTGGCCTCACACCTTTCCCCCGACGCCGGGGTCGGCACGAACGTCATCCTGATGATCGGCCTCGCGGTCGGCGTCGACTACACGCTCTTCTACCTCAAGCGGGAGCGCGAGGAGCGCGCCCGCTCGGGCGGCCGGCTGAGCTCCGAGGCGCTGGTGGAAATGGCCGCGGCGACCTCCGGCCGGGCCGTCGTGATCTCCGGACTCGCGGTCGTGGCCTCCACCGCGACGCTGTATCTCGCCTCCGACGTCATCTTCTCCTCACTCGCCACCGGCACGATCGTGGTCGTCATGGTCGCGGTGGCCAGTTCGCTGACGGCGCTGCCCGCGATGCTCGTCAAGCTCGGACAGCGGGAGGAGCGCAGGGCGCGGCGCCGTGCTGAGCGAGGAAAGCCCGCGCGCCGGGCCCGGGGCGACAGCGGTGGCCGCATATGGGCCGCCCTGCTGCGCCCCGCGAGCCGGCACCCCCTGGCCACCCTGTGCGTCTCGGTTCTCGCCCTGCTCGCGCTCGTCACCCCGTTGGCCGGGCTGAAGATCACGGAGATGAGCCGGGACACCCACTCCCGTGACATCGCCGCCATGCGGGTGTACGACCGGCTCAACGCGGCGTTCCCGGAGCAACGGGTCACCCACCAGGTCGTCGTACGTGCCGACGCCGCGCGCTCCGGCGAGGTCGGCGGGGCGCTGCGCGAGCTGGCCCGGCGCGCCGGCGCCGACCCGCTGTTCGCCGGCGCCTCGCCCATCCGGACCTCCGCCGACCACCGGCTCAGTGTGCTCGAGCTGAAGGTGCCGTACCTGGGCAACTCCGACCAGGCCTACGACTCCCTCGACCACCTGCGCGAGGACTACCTGCCCGCCACCGTCGGCCGGGTCGAGGGGGCGGAGTTCGGAGTGAGCGGGGACGTCGCCCGGTACGCCGACTATCCCGCTCACCAGAACAGCAAACTCCCCCTGGTCCTCGGGGCGTTGTTGCTGGTGACCTTCGCGATGACGACGTACGCGTTCCGCTCGGTGGTGCTGGGCCTGATCGGTGTCGTACTGAATCTGCTGTCCGCGGCGGCGGCGCTCGGACTGCTCGTCCTGGTCTTCCAGAACACCTGGGCCGAGGGGCTGTTGGACTTCCACTCCACGGGTTCGATCGGATCGCGCGTACCGCTGTTCCTCTTCGTGATCCTCTTCGGGCTCTCGATGGACTACCAGGTGTTCGTGGTGAGCCGGATCAGGGAGGCCGTCCTCGCGGGCGTGTCCACGCGGCAGGCCGTGCTCGAGGGGATCCGCAGGTCGGCGAGTGTGGTGACGAGTGCGGCGGTGGTGATGACGACCGTCTTCGTGAGTTTCGTCTTCCTGCACATCATCGAGATGAAGCAGATCGGCTTCGTCCTCGCGGCGGCCGTGCTGCTCGATGCCTTCATCATCCGGATCATGGTCCTGCCGTCGGCGATGCTGCTGCTCGGTGAGGCGAGCTGGTGGCCCTCGCGGACGGCGGGGCGAACGGCGGCGGCCTCGGCTCATCCGGCCGACGGGCAACCGGTGGTCGACGTACGTTGA
- a CDS encoding histidine kinase — translation MARGRLRIHLGAAPGVGKTYAMLQEGRRLHTQGADVVIGLVEPHGRRLTAALAEGLETVPRHTLVHRGTAFTEMDLDAVLARRPQTALVDELAHTNVPGSRNTKRWQDVDDLLDAGIDVVTTLNIQHLESLNDVVRQITGVTQHETLPDEVARRADQIELVDLLPETLRRRLVHGDVYPQDRVEGALTHYFRLGNLTALRELALLWLADRVEEGLQRYRAEHGITAPWETRERIMVGLTGGPEGETLIRRAARITTRTPGSELLALHVVPGNGLAQPNHPGVLSGQRGLVESLGGSYHQTVGEDIPEALLRFAEDENVTQIVLGASRRGRFSLLLRAGVGQRTIHRSGPIDVHIVTHEQAAKGPSLRLPQPTRGTGPARLWSALAGSAVLLPLLTLLLIALRDRMGLPGALVIYMLAVVLTALVGGVLPALVTAAAAGLLADYYFTRPLHSLDVVHTIDVVALAVFLAAAWLVGTASGAAARQTGQARRATSEARVLSRLAAAMMRGQDLPALLEQVRENFSLTSVSLLERGPDHTRGPEPAHGPEPAPEPHHAREPHWYVVASTGERPPERPHQGDVEVPIGDRLTLAAYGHGLSGDDQRVLSACATQIGIAHTHGALTRHAAETDTLAAAERTRASLLLTASHDLRAPLRSAEDALVHLRDLQPTGPSREAIRFLASARSSVRRAAQLVTDLDDLSRLHAGALDLYLRPVDLDEALTAALDDLGTSGRTIALHLPEQLPYVIADAALLTRVLTALGADALRHSTPDAPPTLTAEARPERLTVRITDGTTREPNGSRADSLPLRLSRDLTEAMGGTLNHTSRRRAFAVTLTLPTSTHRPGR, via the coding sequence ATGGCGCGTGGACGATTGCGGATCCACCTCGGGGCCGCCCCCGGGGTCGGCAAGACGTACGCCATGCTCCAGGAGGGCCGGCGGCTGCACACGCAGGGCGCCGACGTGGTCATCGGCCTGGTCGAGCCGCACGGGCGGCGGCTGACGGCGGCTCTGGCCGAAGGTCTGGAGACCGTCCCCCGGCACACCCTGGTCCACCGGGGTACGGCCTTCACCGAGATGGACCTCGACGCCGTCCTGGCCCGCCGCCCCCAAACCGCCCTGGTCGATGAGCTGGCCCACACCAACGTCCCGGGGTCGCGCAACACCAAGCGCTGGCAGGACGTGGACGACCTCCTCGACGCCGGGATCGACGTCGTCACCACGCTCAACATCCAGCACCTGGAGTCGCTGAACGACGTCGTACGGCAGATCACCGGCGTCACCCAGCACGAGACGCTGCCCGATGAGGTGGCGCGCCGCGCCGACCAGATCGAGCTGGTCGACCTGCTGCCCGAGACGCTGCGCCGCCGTCTGGTGCACGGCGATGTCTATCCGCAGGACCGTGTCGAGGGCGCCCTCACCCACTACTTCCGGCTGGGCAACCTGACCGCGCTGCGGGAGCTGGCCCTGCTGTGGCTGGCCGACCGCGTCGAGGAGGGGCTGCAGCGCTACCGCGCCGAGCACGGCATCACCGCCCCCTGGGAGACCCGGGAGCGCATCATGGTCGGCCTGACCGGCGGTCCCGAGGGCGAGACCCTGATCCGCCGCGCCGCCCGCATCACCACCCGGACCCCCGGCAGCGAGCTGCTGGCCCTGCATGTCGTCCCCGGCAACGGGCTCGCCCAGCCGAACCACCCGGGCGTTCTGTCCGGGCAGCGGGGTCTCGTGGAGTCGCTGGGCGGCAGCTACCACCAGACGGTCGGCGAGGACATCCCCGAGGCGCTGCTGCGGTTCGCCGAGGACGAGAACGTCACCCAGATCGTGCTCGGTGCCAGCCGACGAGGCCGGTTCTCGCTGTTGCTGCGGGCGGGTGTGGGGCAGCGGACCATCCACCGGTCCGGGCCCATCGACGTGCACATCGTCACCCATGAGCAGGCGGCGAAGGGCCCGTCCCTCCGGCTGCCGCAGCCGACGCGTGGCACCGGCCCGGCGCGGCTGTGGTCGGCGCTGGCCGGATCCGCGGTGCTGCTGCCCCTGCTGACCCTGCTCCTGATCGCCCTGCGCGACCGGATGGGCCTCCCCGGTGCCCTGGTGATCTACATGCTGGCCGTCGTGCTGACCGCCCTCGTCGGCGGCGTCCTGCCCGCGCTGGTCACCGCCGCGGCGGCGGGGCTGCTCGCCGACTACTACTTCACCCGGCCCCTGCATTCACTGGACGTCGTCCACACCATCGACGTCGTGGCGCTGGCCGTCTTCCTCGCCGCCGCGTGGCTGGTCGGCACCGCGTCCGGAGCCGCCGCCCGCCAGACCGGTCAGGCCCGGCGCGCCACCTCCGAAGCCCGGGTCCTGAGCCGGCTGGCGGCCGCCATGATGCGCGGACAGGACCTCCCGGCCCTTCTCGAACAGGTGCGCGAGAACTTCTCCCTGACCTCGGTCAGCCTGCTGGAACGCGGGCCGGACCACACCCGCGGGCCGGAACCCGCCCACGGTCCGGAACCCGCCCCCGAGCCGCACCACGCCCGCGAGCCGCACTGGTATGTCGTCGCCAGCACCGGCGAACGGCCACCCGAGCGCCCCCACCAAGGCGACGTGGAGGTTCCCATCGGCGACCGCCTCACCCTGGCCGCCTACGGCCACGGACTCAGCGGCGACGACCAGCGCGTCCTCTCCGCATGCGCCACGCAGATCGGCATCGCCCACACCCACGGCGCACTCACCCGCCACGCCGCCGAAACGGACACCCTGGCCGCCGCCGAACGCACCCGCGCCTCGCTGCTCCTCACCGCGAGCCACGATCTGCGGGCCCCGCTGCGTTCGGCCGAAGACGCCCTCGTACACCTGCGCGACCTCCAGCCCACCGGCCCGTCCCGGGAGGCGATCCGCTTCCTGGCCTCCGCCCGCTCATCGGTGCGCCGCGCCGCCCAGCTCGTCACCGACCTGGACGACCTGAGCCGGCTGCACGCCGGAGCCCTGGACCTCTACCTCCGGCCGGTCGACCTCGACGAGGCATTGACCGCCGCGCTGGACGACCTCGGCACCAGCGGCCGCACCATCGCCCTCCACCTGCCGGAACAGCTCCCGTACGTCATCGCCGACGCCGCCCTCCTCACCCGGGTCCTCACCGCGCTGGGAGCCGACGCACTGCGCCACAGCACCCCCGACGCCCCGCCGACCCTCACCGCCGAGGCCCGGCCGGAACGGCTCACGGTCCGCATCACGGACGGAACCACCCGGGAGCCGAACGGCTCCCGGGCCGACAGCCTGCCCCTACGGCTCTCCCGCGACCTCACCGAGGCCATGGGCGGCACCCTGAACCACACCAGCCGCCGCCGCGCCTTCGCGGTCACGCTCACTCTCCCGACCTCAACGCACCGGCCGGGACGCTGA
- a CDS encoding amino acid transporter has protein sequence MATSTDVEPRPAEAPTGGRLRTWLLQGLSDMAKQQPGPHAQVPEGHRGQRWWRVMCLTGVDYFSTLGYQPGIAALAAGLLSPIATVVLVAVTLAGALPVYRRVAKESPHGEGSIAMLERLLSFWKGKLFVLTLLGFAATDFLITITLSAADASTHLVENPHFTSALHGHEVAITLGLVALLGAVFLKGFMEAIGVAVVLVGGYLALNAVVVIVGLWHVATASHVVTDWSRALTAEHSNPLVMVGLALVVFPKLALGLSGFETGVAVMPHVDGGPGDTEERPTGRIRDTRKLLTTAAVIMSVFLITTSFITTVLIPQDEFKAGGQANGRALAYLAHHYLGSVFGSVYDAATIGILWFAGASAMAGLLNLMPRYLPRYGMAPHWARAVRPMVLVFTLIAFLVTWLFDADVDAQGGAYATGVLVLMTSAAVAVTIAARRAGQRGWTIGFGVISVVFVYTTAVNVVERPDGVKIGACFIAGIIAVSLLSRLARAFELRVTDMDLDDLAERFVRDSATRRIRFIANEPDRRDVAEYRDKIQQIRADNDIPDDEDLIFVEVTVRDPSDFESALRVHGEVLHGRYRVLTLDGSSIPNSLAALLLHVRDVTGCRPHIYFEWTEGSPFAQFLRFFLFGQGEVAPVTREVLREAEPDRARRPHVHVG, from the coding sequence ATGGCCACCTCCACCGATGTGGAGCCCCGCCCGGCGGAGGCCCCCACGGGAGGCCGTCTGCGGACCTGGCTGCTGCAGGGCCTGTCCGATATGGCCAAACAGCAACCCGGACCACATGCCCAGGTCCCCGAGGGGCACCGGGGGCAGCGGTGGTGGCGGGTGATGTGCCTGACCGGCGTGGACTATTTCTCCACGCTCGGCTACCAGCCCGGCATCGCCGCCCTCGCCGCCGGGCTGCTGTCCCCCATCGCCACCGTCGTGCTGGTGGCCGTGACCCTGGCCGGGGCGCTGCCGGTGTACCGGCGGGTGGCCAAGGAGAGCCCGCATGGCGAGGGGTCGATCGCGATGCTGGAGCGGCTGCTGTCGTTCTGGAAGGGCAAGCTCTTCGTCCTGACGCTGCTGGGGTTCGCGGCCACCGACTTCCTGATCACCATCACCCTCTCGGCCGCCGACGCCTCCACCCACCTGGTGGAGAACCCGCACTTCACCAGCGCGCTGCACGGCCATGAGGTGGCGATCACGCTGGGGCTGGTGGCCCTCCTCGGCGCCGTCTTCCTCAAGGGCTTCATGGAGGCCATCGGGGTGGCGGTGGTGCTCGTCGGCGGCTACCTGGCGCTGAACGCGGTCGTCGTGATCGTCGGGCTGTGGCATGTGGCCACCGCGTCCCACGTGGTCACCGACTGGTCGCGGGCGCTGACCGCCGAGCACAGCAACCCGCTGGTCATGGTCGGTCTGGCGCTGGTGGTGTTCCCCAAGCTCGCGCTCGGCCTGTCCGGGTTCGAAACCGGTGTGGCCGTCATGCCCCATGTGGACGGCGGCCCCGGCGACACCGAGGAGCGTCCCACCGGGCGGATCCGGGACACCCGGAAGCTGCTCACCACCGCCGCCGTGATCATGAGCGTCTTCCTGATCACCACGAGCTTCATCACCACCGTGCTCATCCCGCAGGACGAGTTCAAGGCCGGCGGCCAGGCCAATGGACGGGCCCTCGCCTACCTCGCGCACCACTACCTGGGGTCCGTCTTCGGCAGCGTCTACGACGCCGCGACCATCGGCATCCTGTGGTTCGCGGGCGCCTCGGCCATGGCCGGACTGCTCAACCTCATGCCCCGCTATCTGCCCCGCTACGGCATGGCCCCGCACTGGGCCCGGGCGGTGCGTCCCATGGTGCTCGTCTTCACCCTGATCGCCTTCCTGGTCACCTGGCTCTTCGACGCCGATGTGGACGCCCAGGGCGGCGCCTACGCCACCGGGGTGCTGGTCCTGATGACCTCCGCCGCGGTCGCCGTCACCATCGCCGCCCGCCGGGCCGGGCAGCGGGGCTGGACCATCGGCTTCGGCGTGATCTCGGTCGTCTTCGTCTACACCACGGCGGTCAACGTCGTGGAACGCCCCGACGGCGTCAAGATCGGTGCCTGTTTCATCGCCGGCATCATCGCGGTGTCCCTGCTGTCCCGGCTCGCCCGTGCCTTCGAGCTGCGGGTCACCGACATGGATCTGGACGACCTGGCCGAGCGCTTCGTCCGTGACAGCGCCACCCGCCGCATACGGTTCATCGCCAACGAGCCGGACCGCCGGGACGTGGCCGAGTACCGCGACAAGATCCAGCAGATCCGAGCCGACAACGACATCCCGGACGACGAGGACCTGATCTTCGTCGAGGTCACCGTCCGCGACCCGTCCGACTTCGAATCGGCGCTGCGCGTGCACGGCGAGGTGCTGCACGGCCGCTACCGCGTCCTGACCCTCGACGGCTCCAGCATCCCCAACTCGCTGGCCGCGCTGCTGCTGCACGTACGGGATGTGACCGGGTGCAGGCCGCATATCTACTTCGAGTGGACCGAGGGCAGCCCCTTCGCCCAGTTCCTGCGGTTCTTCCTGTTCGGCCAGGGTGAGGTCGCCCCCGTCACCCGGGAAGTGCTGCGCGAGGCCGAGCCCGACCGGGCCCGGCGGCCCCATGTCCACGTCGGCTGA